Proteins from a genomic interval of Yarrowia lipolytica chromosome 1E, complete sequence:
- a CDS encoding uncharacterized protein (Compare to YALI0E19184g, similar to uniprot|Q8RY11 Arabidopsis thaliana AT3g05350/T12H1_32 putative X-pro dipeptidase, similar to Saccharomyces cerevisiae YLL029W; ancestral locus Anc_4.29): MLRLRLPQLSFLTRTRSFHTDFTMTASSGEKLALLRQLMASKGLGVYIVPSEDAHQSEYTSVCDQRRAYISGFTGSAGTAVITSDTAALATDGRYFLQADEQLDKKYWNLLKQGVKGVPTWQEYAIDYAIKHGVDIGVDSRLVSAVEAEDITKKLALKIEEAGVQADEKNASSVKLVGLHDNLVDAVWSKLDTQPCRPGDPAFPLDVKYTGKPFDLKLEELRVKMRESGGSAIIISALDEIAWLLNLRGSDIPYNPVFFGYVIVTPNYTTLYCDSKKITEACEKHLDGLIDLRPYDDVFADFKKLGEAAQHDKLVFVPKNSSWALVECLGGFKNENKTYTQITSPVLKAKAVKNKTEQEGARAAHLKDGAALCEFFCWLEGVYDAGNPDKLDEVDAASKLVEFREKQPNFVGLSFESISSVGPNAAIIHYAPEKPKAAILDPSKVYLSDTGSQFLEGTTDTTRTWHFGSPSDEERTSNTLVLKGHIALAESVFPEGTTGFALDILARQFLWKYGLDYRHGTGHGIGAFLNVHEGPFGIGFRPAYRDFPMEIGNVVSNEPGYYKDGEYGIRIESVLICKEKKTQENFGGKKYLGFETITRVPLCHKLIDVSMLEDSEKKWVNHYHQVVRNEVGPLVEGEVKEWLLKETAPLE, translated from the coding sequence ATGCTACGATTGCGACTTCCTCAGCTCTCGTTTCTCACCCGAACCCGTTCTTTCCACACCGACTTCACCATGACCGCTTCTTCCGGCGAAAAGCTGGCATTATTGAGACAGCTGATGGCCTCCAAGGGTCTGGGAGTGTACATCGTGCCCTCCGAAGACGCCCATCAGAGCGAGTACACCTCTGTGTGCGACCAGCGACGGGCCTACATTTCGGGCTTCACCGGATCGGCCGGAACCGCCGTTATCACCTCCGACACAGCTGCCCTGGCTACCGATGGACGGTACTTTCTGCAGGCAGacgagcagctggacaagaagTACTGGAACCTGCTCAAGCAGGGCGTAAAGGGCGTGCCCACATGGCAGGAGTACGCAATTGACTACGCTATCAAACACGGAGTCGACATTGGAGTCGATTCTCGTCTTGTCAGTGCTGTTGAGGCCGAGGATAtcaccaagaagctggctcTCAAGATCGAGGAGGCTGGAGTCCAGGCAGATGAGAAAAATGCTTCTTCAGTCAAACTCGTCGGCCTCCACGACAACCTCGTCGACGCCGTGTGGTCCAAGCTCGATACTCAGCCCTGTAGACCCGGAGATCCAGCTTTCCCTCTGGACGTGAAGTACACTGGCAAGCCCTTTGATCtgaagctggaggagctgcgaGTCAAGATGCGAGAGTCTGGCGGCTCTGCCATCATCATTTCTGCACTCGACGAGATTGCCTGGCTTCTCAACCTGCGAGGATCTGACATTCCCTACAACCCGGTCTTCTTTGGCTACGTCATTGTCACCCCCAACTACACCACTTTGTACTGTgactccaagaagatcacCGAGGCCTGCGAGAAGCACCTGGACGGTCTGATTGATCTCCGGCCCTATGACGATGTTTTCGCCGacttcaagaagctcgGAGAGGCTGCCCAGCACGACAAacttgtgtttgtgcccAAGAACTCGTCCTGGGCTCTGGTCGAGTGTCTCGGCGGCTTCAAGAACGAAAACAAGACTTACACCCAAATAACTAGTCCCgttctcaaggccaaggctgtcaagaacaagactGAGCAGGAGGGAGCCCGGGCAGCCCATCTCAAGGACGGAGCTGCTCTGTGCGAgttcttctgctggttgGAGGGTGTCTACGATGCCGGCAACCccgacaagctggacgaggtggaCGCTGCATCCAAGCTGGTGGAATTCCGGGAGAAGCAGCCCAACTTTGTGGGTCTTTCGTTTGAGTCCATTTCTTCTGTGGGTCCCAACGCTGCCATCATCCACTACGCTCCCGAGAAGCCCAAGGCTGCCATTCTCGACCCATCCAAGGTATACTTGTCCGATACGGGCTCCCAGTTTCTTGAAGgaaccacagacaccacTCGAACGTGGCACTTCGGCAGCCCCAGCGACGAGGAGCGAACCTCAAACACGTTGGTTCTCAAGGGCCACATTGCTCTGGCCGAGTCGGTGTTCCCCGAGGGCACCACCGGTTTTGCTCTCGACATTTTGGCCCGTCAGTTCCTGTGGAAGTACGGTCTGGACTACCGACACGGCACAGGCCACGGTATTGGCGCCTTCCTCAACGTGCACGAGGGCCCCTTCGGAATCGGCTTCCGACCCGCCTACAGAGACTTCCCCATGGAGATTGGAAATGTGGTGTCCAACGAGCCTGGTTACTACAAGGACGGCGAGTACGGTATTCGAATCGAGTCTGTTCTGATCTGcaaggaaaagaagacccAGGAAAACTTTGGAGGTAAGAAGTATCTGGGCTTTGAGACCATCACCCGGGTGCCTCTGTGCCACAAGCTGATTGACGTTTCTATGCTGGAGGactcggagaagaagtgggTCAACCACTACCACCAGGTTGTGCGGAACGAGGTTGGACCTCTGGTTGAGGGCGAGGTCAAGGAGTGGTtgctcaaggagactgCTCCTCTGGAGTAG
- a CDS encoding uncharacterized protein (Compare to YALI0E19206g, similar to Saccharomyces cerevisiae ISA1 (YLL027W); ancestral locus Anc_4.31, similar to uniprot|Q07821 Saccharomyces cerevisiae YLL027w ISA1 mitochondrial protein required for normal iron metabolism) — protein sequence MTMSLRNKLTVGKRFLQTAERSTPSMTPFMLNNPNAYHSSKSDNQAENKSSSSQPQGFTWARHQLPRFDAASKSSKIETPKPFAFKFPNTQDKSSRPATTPFAFRPAAKTSAPAAAPTKAAAPAEKAAAPAPAPKRTRKLRPRKAVITLSPTAVKHLKDLLDQPEPKLIRIGVRNRGCSGLTYHIDYVDKPAKFDEEVVQDGVRVLIDSKALFSIIGSEMDWLDDKLSSRFIFRNPNSKGECGCGESFMV from the coding sequence aTGACAATGTCACTACGAAACAAATTGACGGTTGGAAAGCGATTCCTACAGACGGCGGAGCGGTCGACTCCTTCCATGACCCCGTTCATGCTCAACAACCCGAATGCGTACCATTCGTCCAAGAGCGACAACCAGGCCGAGAACAAGTCGTCTTCGTCTCAGCCCCAGGGATTCACATGGGCCCGTCACCAGCTGCCCCGTTTCGACGCCGCTTCCAAGTCGTCCAAGATCGAGACCCCCAAACCCTTTGCATTCAAATTCCCCAACACACAGGACAAGTCGTCGCGACCTGCCACCACTCCTTTTGCATTCCGACCTGCCGCCAAGACCAGCGCACCGGCCGCTGCTCCTACTAAGGCTGCTGCCCCCGCTGaaaaggctgctgctcccgcCCCCGCTCCCAAGCGAACCCGAAAGTTGCGACCCCGAAAGGCCGTCATCACTCTTTCGCCCACAGCTGTCAAGCACCTCAAGgacctccttgaccagccCGAGCCAAAGCTCATTCGAATTGGCGTAAGAAACCGAGGATGTTCCGGACTCACCTACCACATTGACTACGTGGACAAGCCCGCCAAGTttgacgaggaggttgtCCAGGACGGCGTGCGAGTGCTCATCGACTCCAAGGCCCTGTTTAGCATTATCGGATCCGAGATGGACTGGCTCGACGACAAGCTGTCTTCGCGGTTCATTTTCCGAAACCCCAACTCCAAGGGAGAGTGTGGATGTGGCGAGTCCTTCATGGTTTAA
- a CDS encoding uncharacterized protein (Compare to YALI0E19228g, weakly similar to uniprot|AAM08676 Aspergillus fumigatus AAM08676 Ste50p, similar to Saccharomyces cerevisiae STE50 (YCL032W); ancestral locus Anc_1.42), giving the protein MLSQAWNTDQVGQWISSLGFPQYSKSFIDNNITGDVLVHLDHDDISDIGVTKIGHRVLILKSIYQLKEKEGGTYDKDGDGDAGGYVPPSIKTTDIDDYNRLFKSFEIRDERVYHVEQELKKLIDSFNKIREDLLPLFKFVKESKPLPTPDGTNPIHAHYLHSPGTPNDAAAPNTAAKEPGSGANNPGPSIARKLSKLNNKSAQKSPTTLEPESAATASSSGTSGPSEQKRPNLYLGSVKSLLSPSDSSVAATPVVTPGGSTTLHFSHPYQSGSAASSQVNFSNTSLVSPGAQPSSTNAQPTSTSQPVSNSSQSTSTLATEPFKSFRVTLDDPCYKVLPAALRRYKINGDWKQYALLVCYGDQERLLGLEEKPLIIFKELQDAGKQPVFMLRHIEGMKQTGVVVGTPGGVL; this is encoded by the coding sequence ATGCTATCACAGGCGTGGAACACGGACCAGGTGGGCCAGTGGATATCTTCGCTGGGGTTCCCGCAATACTCAAAGTCGTTCATTgacaacaacatcaccgGCGACGTGCTGGTTCACCTCGACCACGATGATATCAGCGACATTGGCGTGACGAAAATCGGTCACAGAGTGCTCATTCTCAAAAGCATATACCagttgaaggagaaggagggagGCACATACGACAAGGATGGCGACGGAGACGCCGGGGGCTACGTTCCTCCATCCATCAAAACCACCGATATAGACGACTACAACCGGCTGTTCAAGAGCTTTGAGATCCGAGATGAGCGCGTGTACCACGTGGAgcaggagctcaagaagctcattgaCTCTTTTAACAAGATCAGAGAAGACCTGCTTCCTCTGTTCAAGTTTGTCAAGGAAAGCAAACCGCTGCCCACTCCTGATGGAACCAACCCCATCCATGCCCATTACTTACATTCGCCAGGAACCCCCAATgacgctgctgctccaAATACAGCCGCCAAAGAGCCAGGTTCCGGGGCCAACAACCCGGGCCCTTCTATAGCCCGGAAGCTGAGCAAGTTGAACAACAAGAGTGCCCAGAAGTCGCCCACAACTCTGGAACCCGAGTCTGCAGCAACAGCGAGCTCCTCCGGAACTTCTGGACCCTCGGAACAGAAACGGCCGAATCTCTATCTCGGCTCAGTCAAGTCGTTATTGTCTCCCTCAGACTCCTCGGTGGCTGCCACTCCCGTAGTTACGCCGGGGGGCTCTACCACCCTACACTTCTCCCATCCCTACCAGAGCGGGTCTGCCGCATCGTCACAAGtcaacttctccaacacATCCTTGGTTTCGCCTGGGGCCCAGCCAAGCAGCACCAACGCACAAcccaccagcaccagccAACCGGTTTCTAACAGCAGCCAGTCCACCAGCACTCTGGCGACAGAACCGTTCAAGTCGTTCCGAGTGACGCTAGACGACCCCTGCTACAAGGTGCTGCCGGCAGCTCTACGACGATACAAGATCAACGGCGACTGGAAGCAGTATGCGCTGCTGGTGTGCTATGGAGACCAGGAACGGCTTCTGGGGCTTGAGGAAAAACCGCTCATCATTTTCAAAGAGCTGCAAGACGCCGGAAAACAGCCCGTCTTCATGCTACGCCATATCGAGGGCATGAAACAGACAGGCGTCGTCGTAGGTACCCCTGGAGGTGTGCTATAG
- a CDS encoding uncharacterized protein (Compare to YALI0E19250g, no similarity), whose protein sequence is MVATQLLRFHGELPSLQFEGWRSRVASATTRHGSPLDSAAPDDPSQAPAAASQHLIVSRSRPLSSICPSPVHARLSRHVSGLWRWSLYRLIRSEEQPTQQEPQYDPHGMRASSGLTLEAEARIRELKRVLNLPEDRPPVLANYDTEGPERGEQDWEHVSDHDIESILEVDLENVLERVTERYLGGPLEESRIVELEGDLENNSSPDSGEAAKTPPTRQVTPKPDPKTPKPTPRTLCTQDHTPTTPTTPSSTRDNVPRTHAPKTPQSVPPQRVSPHPVSQSLAHRTSPTQEPVSALGMTPMNIPKTPLKESSAMRVSSPAQLSPLSGMRRTTSPGGTQASTPSTPPSQLRDSLKSTPVKTVATPVSAYKAPVRSVPSTPHKSLPSPPSSPLGQEPQGPSASPSTPKQQPQPLPMSPGREVLSPGNPLTPGTNTGTDATPLSPRTPLSPPVAFHNHQLSRSESHSELLEHVERFKSGSIRTLEGVQAGLNGQPEQTSEQQESELARVFKRIRGRRAVIT, encoded by the coding sequence ATGGTAGCTACACAACTGCTTCGTTTCCATGGGGAACTCCCCTCCTTGCAGTTTGAAGGGTGGAGATCGAGGGTGGCAAGTGCGACCACAAGACACGGATCTCCACTTGACTCCGCGGCTCCAGACGACCCCTCACAAGCTCCAGCCGCCGCCTCACAACATTTGATAGTCTCCCGCTCTCGACCCTTGTCTTCCATCTGTCCGTCGCCGGTGCACGCCCGGCTGTCCAGACACGTTTCAGGgctgtggagatggagccTGTACCGACTGATTAGATCCGAGGAACAACCAACACAACAAGAGCCCCAATACGACCCCCATGGCATGCGCGCGTCGTCGGGACTCACGCTCGAGGCCGAGGCGCGCATCAGAGAACTCAAGCGGGTTCTCAACCTGCCTGAAGACAGACCTCCCGTTCTGGCCAACTACGACACAGAGGGGCCGGAACGCGGGGAGCAGGACTGGGAACACGTGTCTGATCACGACATTGAGAGTATCTTGGAAGTGGATTTGGAAAATGTCCTCGAACGTGTCACGGAGCGATATCTCGGGGGCCCGCTCGAGGAGTCGCGAATTGTTGAGCTGGAGGGTGACTTGGAGAACAACTCATCTCCCGACTCTGGAGAGGCTGCAAAAACACCGCCAACTAGGCAAGTGACCCCTAAGCCAGATCCAAAGACTCCTAAACCGACTCCAAGGACTTTGTGCACCCAAGACCACACTCCCACAACTCCCACAACTCCCTCCTCAACACGTGACAATGTTCCCAGGACACATGCGCCCAAGACGCCTCAAAGCGTACCACCTCAACGTGTCTCACCTCATCCCGTCTCTCAGTCATTAGCTCATCGCACGTCTCCCACCCAAGAACCTGTATCGGCCCTCGGCATGACACCCATGAACATTCCAAAGACACCTCTGAAAGAGTCTTCAGCTATGAGAGTGTCTTCACCCGCACAGCTGTCTCCTCTTTCGGGGATGAGACGCACCACATCTCCAGGTGGTACCCAGGCCTCGACTCCTTCAACTCCCCCTTCACAGCTTCGGGACAGCCTCAAGTCCACTCCTGTGAAAACCGTTGCTACTCCTGTGTCAGCCTACAAGGCGCCAGTGAGATCTGTTCCTTCGACGCCCCACAAGTCGCTGccttcacctccttcttctcccttGGGCCAAGAACCGCAAGGGCCGTCTGCTTCTCCCTCCACGCCCAAACAACAGCCTCAGCCGTTGCCCATGTCTCCAGGTAGGGAGGTGCTATCTCCCGGAAACCCGTTGACGCCGGGCACAAACACAGGAACAGATGCCACTCCTTTGTCTCCCCGGACTCCGCTTTCGCCTCCGGTGGCTTTCCACAATCATCAATTGTCGCGGTCTGAGTCTCATTCAGAGCTATTGGAACACGTGGAGCGGTTCAAGTCCGGGTCCATCCGGACGCTGGAGGGGGTTCAGGCCGGACTCAACGGCCAGCCCGAGCAAACCAGTGAGCAGCAAGAGTCTGAGTTAGCGCGGGTGTTTAAGCGTATCAGAGGACGAAGGGCTGTAATCACATAG
- a CDS encoding uncharacterized protein (Compare to YALI0E19272g, weakly similar to uniprot|Q12350 Saccharomyces cerevisiae YPR061c related to dnaJ proteins) codes for MNRIKAPGGAPNIHTHFVLLRSRAFSSTQKCMDYPAHDNPSPYEIFGMGPHNLNQKALKREYYILAKKYHPDSNGSSEETADLTKEIKDARFRKISNAYEILKNPSRRHAYDRFGQGWEGARPGPYGQDGATSNLYNQASTATAGHGPRYSTQSDGFWGASGWQDYEDLRNHSSKAKQNENTTLIGMALVVVAVVVTYLQIKRIIDVMEDQYFRVKEQNKKLEDSLFWARNNYGFAQGKDDRVSRFLVMRRNSLAEEGDYMEAQLSEDNWRRRKIAEKRAKQAEAAAAAASNGEEVHGKLDATPEPPVRPPPTALEVANAFSKSELISKAVSLTTKDQVVSTTSAVFTDSLLTSIQGVDKE; via the coding sequence ATGAACCGAATCAAAGCACCTGGTGGGGCGCCCAATATCCACACGCACTTTGTGCTTCTTCGATCCCGAGCTTTTTCTTCCACACAAAAATGCATGGACTATCCTGCGCACGACAACCCCTCGCCCTACGAGATCTTTGGCATGGGCCCGCACAATCTCAACCAAAAGGCCCTCAAGCGCGAGTACTACATTCTGGCGAAAAAATACCATCCCGACTCCAATGGTTCGAGTGAAGAAACCGCAGATTtgaccaaggagatcaaaGATGCGCGGTTCCGAAAGATCTCCAATGCCTACGAGATTCTCAAAAACCCCAGTAGACGACACGCCTACGACAGATTTGGCCAGGGCTGGGAGGGAGCTCGTCCGGGGCCCTACGGTCAAGATGGCGCCACTTCGAACCTGTACAACCAGGCCTCCACCGCTACAGCTGGCCATGGACCTCGGTACTCGACCCAATCGGACGGGTTCTGGGGCGCCTCGGGATGGCAGGACTATGAGGATTTGCGTAACCACAGCAGCAAGGCAAAACAAAACGAGAACACGACCCTCATCGGCATGGCTTTGGTCGTGGTCGCGGTGGTAGTTACTTACTTGCAGATCAAACGAATCATCGACGTGATGGAGGACCAATATTTCCGAGTTAAGGAGcagaacaagaagctggaagACTCGCTGTTCTGGGCCCGAAACAATTACGGATTTGCACAGGGCAAGGACGACCGAGTATCTCGGTTCCTGGTCATGCGACGAAACTCGCTGGCCGAGGAAGGAGACTACATGGAGGCCCAGCTGAGTGAAGACAACTGGCGACGGCGAAAGATTGCCGAAAAGCGAGCCAAGCAAGCAGAagcggcagcggcagcagcatccAACGGTGAAGAAGTGCATGGCAAGCTGGATGCTACTCCCGAGCCTCCGGTCCGTCCCCCTCCCACTGCTCTCGAGGTGGCGAATGCCTTTTCCAAGTCTGAGCTCATTTCCAAGGCCGTTTCTCTGACCACCAAGGATCAGGTGGTCTCCACAACGTCGGCTGTTTTTACAGATTCACTTCTGACGTCCATCCAGGGTGTGGATAAAGAGTAG
- a CDS encoding uncharacterized protein (Compare to YALI0E19294g, similar to uniprot|Q06593 Saccharomyces cerevisiae YPR194c OPT2 putative oligopeptide transporter), translating to MTDIKPVDLDTKEYDIDTADVREITLHTEEWIAQKLLIPPSDVDGTYPRSVTVISQAFENMSEAEAIAIVKKAWDQHSSDANLTAEHKDVLQHLIEMIGEGKEGEDESVPPEDLEELKYQACLFHHWSPYQQVRSVTTPFDDQDEECETFRCYVIGIIWVGIAAFVNQFFSPRQPPIQLTVAVIQLLLYPSGRLWQFIFPDWGFKVRGVRYSLNPGPWTQKEQLLATLMASVANVPPYIDYNIFVQYLPKFYNQPFALNFGYMVMMMLTTQFMGFGMVGFLRKLAVYPAKAMWPTLLPTLAVNKALLAPNRKEKINGWTMTRYTFFLLVSAIAFIQFWVPNYLFQAISTFNWMTWIAPNNVVLAAITGGASGLGFNPISSFDWNQFTAAVFPVMFMPISSLVLGVSGMFVAGFIILAVWYTNTQYAGYLPINSADVFDNTGLPFNVSRILTNNEFDEAKYRAYSPPYYAAANLVVYGAFFAVYPMSFFYTVIMEWEIMKVSLRDLYDGFKHWKRSNYYGFDDYFSRTMSKYAEVPQWWYMVILLITFGMSIALIEHWNTKATVWMLVVVMLINFVCLFPFTIVMSYTGIQFTLNVLVELIVGYALPGKGIAMMILKAFSVQIQIQCQNFLTDQKVGHYGKLPPRSMFRVQMLATIVAGLVTLGVMQFQLNDVEHMCDVKYQTSHEKFTCPSETVFFSASVIWAVVGPKKIFDSQYPILRWCFLIGFGIALLFVFLQKFVPRMLKKRYPDRASEITKWEARFKEVNPSIICYGFLNYAPYNLTYVWSGVYLAFFFNVYIRKRFPGWWEKYTYVFCSAMNTGIALSAIIIFFALQYTNVNLTWWGNTVSFAGVDGAGGAGIVPIPDKGFFGPDSAHYP from the coding sequence ATGACAGACATCAAGCCTGTGGACCTCGACACCAAGGAGTATGACATTGACACGGCCGATGTGCGGGAAATCACCCTGCACACCGAGGAATGGATTGcgcagaagctgctgattCCTCCCTCGGACGTTGACGGCACCTACCCTCGAAGTGTGACCGTCATCTCCCAGGCGTTTGAGAACATGAgcgaggccgaggccattGCCATTGTCAAAAAGGCCTGGGATCAACACAGTTCCGACGCCAACTTAACCGCCGAACACAAGGATGTGTTGCAGCACCTGATCGAGATGATAGGAGAAGGCAAAGAGGGCGAAGATGAATCTGTGCCTCCTGAGGATCTCGAAGAGCTCAAGTACCAGGCCTGTCTGTTCCATCACTGGTCTCCCTACCAGCAGGTCCGATCCGTGACTACTCCCTTTGACGACCAAGACGAAGAGTGCGAGACTTTTCGATGCTACGTTATTGGTATCATCTGGGTCGGTATTGCTGCCTTTGTCAACCAGTTCTTCAGTCCTCGTCAGCCCCCCATCCAGCTGACTGTGGCAGTTATCCAGTTGCTTCTGTACCCCTCGGGTCGTCTGTGGCAGTTCATTTTCCCAGATTGGGGCTTCAAAGTCCGAGGAGTTCGATACAGTCTAAATCCCGGCCCGTGGACCCAGAAAGAACAGCTTCTGGCCACGCTCATGGCCTCTGTCGCCAATGTGCCTCCCTATATTGACTACAACATCTTTGTGCAGTATCTGCCCAAGTTCTACAATCAGCCCTTTGCCCTCAACTTTGGCTATATGGTAATGATGATGCTGACGACACAGTTTATGGGCTTTGGCATGGTTGGATTCCTGCGAAAGCTCGCCGTATACCCTGCCAAGGCCATGTGGCCCACCCTGCTACCTACTCTGGCCGTCAACAAGGCTCTACTTGCCCCCAACcgaaaggagaagatcaacGGCTGGACTATGACTCGATACACCTTCTTTCTGCTGGTGTCTGCCATTGCCTTCATCCAATTCTGGGTGCCCAACTACCTGTTCCAGGCCATTTCCACCTTCAACTGGATGACCTGGATTGCGCCAAACAATGTAGTTCTGGCCGCCATCACCGGAGGCGCCTCTGGTCTGGGCTTCAACCCCATTTCTTCGTTTGACTGGAACCAGTTCACCGCGGCGGTTTTCCCGGTAATGTTCATGCCAATCTCATCGCTCGTTCTGGGAGTCTCAGGCATGTTTGTCGCCGGCTTCATCATCCTGGCTGTCTGGTACACCAACACCCAGTACGCCGGCTACCTTCCCATCAACTCTGCAGACGTGTTTGACAACACTGGTCTTCCTTTCAACGTGTCTCGAATTCTGACCAACAACGAGtttgacgaggccaagtACCGGGCCTACTCGCCTCCCTACTACGCCGCAGCCAACCTGGTGGTCTATGGAGCCTTCTTTGCTGTCTACCCCATGTCTTTCTTCTACACGGTCATAATGGAGTGGGAGATCATGAAGGTCAGTCTGCGAGACCTGTACGACGGCTTCAAACACTGGAAACGGTCTAATTACTACGGGTTCGACGACTACTTCAGCCGAACCATGTCCAAGTACGCCGAAGTGCCCCAATGGTGGTACATGGTGATTCTGCTCATCACCTTTGGCATGTCCATTGCTCTGATTGAGCACTGGAACACCAAGGCCACCGTGTGgatgctggtggtggtcatgCTCATCAACTTTGTCTGTCTATTCCCCTTTACCATCGTCATGTCCTACACGGGTATCCAATTCACTCTTAACGTGCTGGTGGAGCTCATTGTGGGCTACGCTCTGCCCGGTAAGGGTATTGCCATGATGATTCTCAAGGCCTTTTCTGTACAGATCCAGATCCAGTGCCAAAACTTCCTGACAGACCAGAAGGTGGGCCACTACGGAAAACTACCTCCCAGATCAATGTTCCGAGTCCAAATGCTGGCCACTATTGTCGCTGGTCTGGTTACCCTCGGAGTCATGCAATTCCAGCTCAATGATGTTGAACACATGTGTGACGTGAAGTACCAGACTTCTCATGAAAAGTTCACCTGTCCGTCGGAAaccgtcttcttctccgccTCCGTCATTTGGGCTGTGGTGGGACCCAAAAAGATCTTCGACTCCCAGTACCCCATTCTGCGATGGTGTTTCCTCATTGGCTTTGGAATCGCCCTGCTGTTTGTCTTCCTCCAGAAGTTCGTGCCTAGAatgctcaagaagcgatACCCCGACCGAGCCTCTGAGATTACCAAGTGGGAGGCCCGATTCAAGGAAGTTAACCCGTCCATCATCTGCTACGGCTTCCTCAACTACGCCCCATACAACCTGACCTACGTGTGGTCCGGAGTCTACctggccttcttcttcaacgtGTACATCCGAAAGCGGTTCCCCGGGTGGTGGGAAAAGTACACCTACGTCTTCTGCTCGGCCATGAACACCGGCATTGCCCTCAGtgccatcatcatcttcttcgcGCTCCAATACACCAACGTCAACCTCACCTGGTGGGGCAACACGGTTTCATTTGCCGGTGTCGACGGAGCTGGCGGTGCAGGCATCGTCCCCATTCCAGACAAGGGCTTTTTCGGCCCAGACTCTGCTCATTATCCTTAG